A genomic segment from Roseibium algicola encodes:
- a CDS encoding VOC family protein — protein sequence MQPCFHLAYHVTDLDEARAFYGGLLGCKEGRSTQTWVDFNFFGHQVSLHLGKPFETTNTGKVGDHMVPMPHLGVVLDMETWKTLAQKLTDANLAFVIAPTVRFEGQPGEQSTMFFKDPSGNPIEIKGFADEAGVFAA from the coding sequence ATGCAACCCTGTTTTCACCTTGCCTATCACGTAACCGATCTGGACGAAGCCCGCGCGTTCTACGGCGGCCTGCTTGGCTGCAAGGAAGGCCGCAGCACGCAGACCTGGGTCGACTTCAACTTCTTCGGCCATCAGGTGTCCCTCCATCTCGGCAAGCCTTTCGAGACGACCAACACCGGCAAGGTCGGTGATCACATGGTGCCGATGCCGCACCTGGGCGTGGTGCTGGACATGGAGACCTGGAAGACGCTTGCGCAAAAACTGACAGACGCTAACCTCGCCTTCGTCATCGCCCCGACCGTCCGGTTCGAGGGCCAACCCGGCGAGCAGAGCACCATGTTTTTCAAGGACCCTTCCGGCAACCCAATCGAAATCAAGGGCTTTGCCGATGAAGCCGGGGTTTTCGCCGCATGA
- a CDS encoding ABC transporter substrate-binding protein: protein MKKLFVSVAATALIGMASSAMAEECGTVTVAEMNWASAGAISQIDKIILENGYGCTVELVSGDTMPTFTSMNEKGEPDMAPELWINAVREPLDKAVAEGSLIIGGEILNEGGVEGFWVPTYIAEEHDIYTVKDALAHPELFPGAEDESKGAFFTCPAGWNCRITTGNLFRAFGFDKGGFELVDPGSAAGLDGALAKANERKEGWLGYYWAPTAILGKYDMTLLDFEVPHDKEEWDTCTVIEDCPEPKPNSWVKSEVFTVVTDDFANKAGPAMEYIKGRTWDNRTAGKVLAWMTDNQAANEDGAYYFLENFEDVWTQWVSPEVAEKVKAAL, encoded by the coding sequence ATGAAGAAGTTGTTTGTCTCGGTCGCCGCGACCGCTCTTATCGGCATGGCCTCGTCCGCCATGGCAGAAGAGTGCGGCACGGTCACCGTTGCGGAAATGAACTGGGCGTCGGCAGGCGCTATTTCGCAGATCGACAAGATCATTCTGGAAAACGGCTACGGCTGTACCGTTGAACTGGTGAGTGGCGATACCATGCCGACATTCACCTCCATGAATGAAAAAGGCGAACCGGACATGGCTCCGGAACTCTGGATCAACGCCGTGCGCGAGCCTCTCGACAAGGCAGTTGCCGAAGGTTCCCTGATCATCGGCGGTGAAATCCTGAACGAAGGCGGCGTCGAAGGCTTCTGGGTCCCGACCTATATCGCCGAAGAGCATGACATCTACACCGTCAAGGATGCCTTGGCACATCCGGAACTGTTCCCCGGCGCGGAAGACGAAAGCAAGGGTGCCTTCTTCACCTGCCCTGCAGGCTGGAACTGCCGCATCACCACCGGCAACCTGTTCCGCGCCTTCGGCTTCGACAAGGGCGGCTTCGAACTGGTCGATCCGGGTTCCGCTGCGGGCCTTGACGGTGCGTTGGCAAAAGCCAACGAGCGCAAGGAAGGCTGGCTCGGTTACTATTGGGCACCGACCGCGATCCTCGGCAAGTACGACATGACCCTGCTCGACTTCGAAGTCCCGCATGACAAGGAAGAGTGGGACACCTGCACCGTGATCGAGGACTGCCCGGAGCCGAAGCCGAACTCCTGGGTGAAGTCTGAAGTCTTTACCGTCGTCACCGACGACTTCGCCAACAAGGCAGGCCCGGCCATGGAGTACATCAAGGGCCGCACCTGGGATAACCGGACGGCCGGCAAGGTTCTTGCCTGGATGACCGACAACCAGGCTGCCAACGAAGATGGCGCATACTATTTCCTCGAAAACTTCGAAGATGTCTGGACCCAGTGGGTCAGCCCGGAAGTCGCTGAAAAAGTGAAAGCCGCGCTCTGA
- a CDS encoding ABC transporter substrate-binding protein yields MKKLLIAAGLLAAASASAYAEDVTGKLVLYTSQPNADAQATVDAFTAAHPGVEVEWVRDGTTKIMAKLLAEFEAGAPKPDVLLIADMVTMESLKQEGRLMAHEAADVSAYDPAIMDKDKSYFSTKLITTGIMYNTNAPMKPTSYKDLLKPEAKDKLAMPSPLTSGAATIHMTALTSNPELGWAYYEGLADQGANPQGGNGGVYKAIAGGEKLYGFVVDFLPIREKVKGAPVEFVFPEEGVSAVTEPVAILSTAQNPDAAKAFVDFLISEDGQKLAASQGYLPAHPGVPAPEGFPARDQIKLMDFDPAKALEQDQADKMKFSEIFGG; encoded by the coding sequence ATGAAAAAGCTTCTGATCGCAGCCGGCCTCCTGGCCGCGGCATCCGCCTCCGCTTACGCCGAAGATGTTACCGGCAAGCTCGTGCTCTACACCTCCCAGCCGAACGCCGACGCCCAGGCAACCGTCGATGCCTTCACCGCGGCGCATCCGGGCGTTGAAGTCGAGTGGGTCCGTGACGGCACCACCAAGATCATGGCGAAGCTGCTGGCCGAATTCGAAGCCGGCGCGCCGAAGCCGGACGTACTGCTGATCGCCGACATGGTGACCATGGAGAGCCTGAAGCAGGAAGGTCGTCTGATGGCGCATGAGGCAGCCGACGTTTCCGCCTACGATCCGGCGATCATGGACAAGGACAAGAGCTACTTCTCCACCAAACTGATCACCACCGGCATCATGTACAACACCAACGCGCCGATGAAGCCGACCTCCTATAAGGATCTCCTGAAGCCGGAAGCAAAGGACAAGCTGGCAATGCCGTCGCCGCTGACCTCCGGCGCCGCGACCATCCACATGACTGCGCTGACCTCCAACCCGGAGCTTGGCTGGGCCTATTACGAAGGCCTCGCAGACCAGGGCGCCAACCCGCAGGGCGGCAATGGCGGCGTCTACAAGGCGATTGCCGGTGGCGAGAAACTCTACGGCTTCGTCGTCGACTTCCTGCCGATCCGCGAAAAGGTAAAAGGCGCACCGGTTGAGTTCGTCTTCCCGGAAGAAGGCGTTTCCGCCGTCACCGAGCCGGTTGCGATCCTCTCCACTGCCCAGAATCCGGATGCCGCCAAGGCATTTGTCGACTTCCTGATTTCTGAAGACGGTCAGAAGCTTGCCGCATCCCAGGGCTATTTGCCGGCGCACCCGGGCGTCCCGGCTCCGGAGGGCTTCCCCGCTCGCGACCAGATCAAGCTCATGGATTTCGATCCGGCCAAGGCCCTGGAACAGGACCAGGCCGACAAGATGAAATTCTCCGAGATCTTCGGCGGATAA
- a CDS encoding LysR family transcriptional regulator: protein MDTRFLESLLAVAETGSIAAAARQQGLTAAAVSQRIRVLEAELGATLLNRTAHAALPTETCFRLLPAARRLVRDAEQLTNRIDADGLSGPFRLGAVSTALSDNVPAVIQQFRQKAPQAVLTVRPGTSADLYEGLRSGALDAAITVAAPFELPKDIICRTLEAQAIVHALPPERDLSKSEAGKLPWIVYDRQSWGGRKLWADFGALVGEEHILCELDAPETIAQMVSQGAGQAILPVWRGLRMHGPEMTFKDLQGGAGREMVFLRKHTCAAPVLADLVHKVLRDQVISTHG, encoded by the coding sequence TTGGACACCCGATTTCTTGAAAGCCTGTTGGCCGTTGCCGAAACCGGATCCATTGCTGCGGCTGCGCGGCAGCAGGGGCTCACGGCCGCTGCCGTCAGCCAGCGTATTCGTGTGCTGGAAGCCGAATTGGGGGCAACGCTTCTCAACCGAACGGCACACGCAGCCCTGCCGACCGAAACCTGTTTCCGGCTGTTGCCCGCAGCACGTCGCCTTGTGCGGGACGCGGAGCAGCTGACAAACCGCATAGATGCTGATGGATTAAGCGGTCCATTTCGGCTTGGGGCGGTATCGACGGCCCTTTCGGACAACGTGCCCGCGGTCATCCAGCAGTTCCGGCAAAAGGCGCCTCAGGCGGTGCTGACCGTTCGGCCCGGCACGTCGGCCGATCTTTACGAAGGATTGCGCAGCGGGGCGTTGGACGCGGCCATTACGGTTGCCGCCCCATTTGAATTGCCCAAGGACATCATCTGCAGAACACTGGAGGCGCAGGCTATCGTTCATGCCTTGCCGCCCGAACGCGATCTATCCAAATCCGAGGCAGGAAAACTGCCCTGGATTGTCTATGACAGGCAATCGTGGGGCGGCCGCAAACTCTGGGCGGATTTTGGCGCGTTGGTTGGCGAAGAACACATCCTGTGTGAACTCGATGCTCCGGAAACGATCGCACAGATGGTGTCTCAGGGAGCTGGACAGGCGATTTTGCCCGTCTGGCGAGGGTTGCGGATGCATGGTCCGGAGATGACCTTCAAAGATCTTCAGGGCGGGGCCGGACGCGAAATGGTTTTCTTGCGAAAGCACACTTGTGCCGCACCGGTACTTGCCGACCTCGTGCACAAGGTGTTGCGCGATCAGGTCATCAGTACACATGGTTAA
- a CDS encoding LysR family transcriptional regulator has product MTTLAHLETFVEVAGLGSFAAAARQLDLPRSTVTARIKALEEELGVALFQRTTRQVRLTVEGEAYREKVQPALRDLEEAGEQLKSAQAPQGMVRVSVPVDLPLDVLAEAMASFNLLYPEVRIEVHVSDRPVDLTGERFDFALRGNRVASESVIVRKIASSFLVLVARPELMEEASFGELLTSGRVIDPAEVLVEAGQGGGAPVYRTRNLQLALALVLNGGVAGILPKSMCAEFLADGRLVEAACPVDLPELPLFAVLPSRRFIPKRVRLLVDHLASAFG; this is encoded by the coding sequence ATGACAACGTTGGCACATCTGGAAACCTTTGTTGAAGTGGCCGGTCTTGGCAGTTTCGCTGCTGCCGCTCGGCAGCTCGACTTGCCGAGATCGACAGTGACCGCTCGTATCAAGGCGCTGGAGGAAGAGCTTGGCGTCGCCCTGTTCCAACGCACGACCAGGCAGGTGCGCCTGACGGTGGAAGGCGAGGCCTACCGGGAAAAGGTGCAGCCGGCCTTGCGGGATCTGGAGGAGGCCGGAGAACAGCTGAAATCGGCACAGGCGCCGCAGGGGATGGTGCGTGTGTCCGTCCCGGTCGACCTGCCGCTGGATGTTCTGGCAGAGGCGATGGCCAGCTTCAACTTACTATATCCGGAGGTCCGGATCGAAGTGCATGTCAGCGATCGACCCGTTGATCTGACCGGCGAGCGGTTCGACTTCGCCCTCCGCGGCAACCGGGTTGCATCGGAAAGTGTCATCGTCCGCAAGATCGCCTCCAGTTTCCTTGTTCTTGTTGCCCGGCCGGAGCTCATGGAAGAGGCGTCGTTCGGCGAGCTGTTGACGTCAGGACGGGTGATCGATCCCGCCGAAGTGCTGGTGGAGGCAGGGCAAGGAGGAGGCGCCCCTGTTTACAGGACGCGAAACCTGCAGCTTGCGCTGGCCCTGGTGCTGAATGGCGGTGTGGCGGGTATCTTGCCGAAATCGATGTGTGCCGAATTCCTGGCGGATGGACGGTTGGTCGAGGCTGCGTGTCCGGTCGATCTGCCGGAGCTGCCGCTCTTTGCGGTCCTGCCGTCACGACGGTTCATCCCCAAGCGCGTTCGCCTGCTGGTGGATCATCTGGCAAGTGCTTTCGGCTGA
- a CDS encoding ABC transporter permease, with protein sequence MQLSKLSEKTTLLALVLGATLICGLPLLLLFKTGLTSDGGLDLGPLMEAVQSRSVRSALWHSVESSFLSALAATALGTLLALLIGLTDIRAKGLLVFLILLPMMIPPHVTAIAWIQALGPGSPVLRWLGLAPELGSTHPLYSREGLVLLLTLQHSPLVFLLVRAALRSFPRELSDAARVSGSGSFLMLRRITLPLLAPSLLAGFALAFVAALGNFGINALIGIPARYTTLPVLVWRRLASFGPDVLPNVAVISVILAVVALAAILLQGVLQRRLRTSLIGLPQDPLAIALGRKRPFVEATLWLFVAFVLLLPTASLLATSLVRTYGLPLSAETLTLENFTEVLWRQSVTLRAFANSTFIAGVAALVIAVISLFLAYFLAHRKPAHRTWASLALTQSEVAFAVPGLVMSIAFILAFIRPLPLFNISLYGTLWIILIAYVSVFLAVGLKPVAAAFLQMDGSLEDAARVAGAGFYRRMTRIFTPLAAPAAASGAILVFLTAYNEVTVSALLWSTGNETIGTTIFNYEDGGYTTLAAAMSVVVVAATILIMLTMNALARRVPAGTIPWKD encoded by the coding sequence GTGCAGCTATCGAAGCTTTCCGAAAAGACCACCCTCCTCGCGCTTGTGCTTGGTGCAACGCTGATCTGCGGCCTGCCGCTGCTGCTTTTGTTCAAGACCGGGCTGACGAGTGATGGCGGTCTCGACCTCGGCCCGTTGATGGAAGCCGTGCAGAGCCGGTCGGTCCGAAGCGCACTTTGGCATTCCGTTGAGAGCAGTTTCTTGTCGGCACTGGCAGCAACCGCGCTCGGCACCCTGCTCGCACTGCTGATTGGCCTCACCGATATTCGCGCCAAGGGCCTGCTGGTCTTCCTGATCCTGCTGCCGATGATGATCCCGCCGCATGTAACGGCAATTGCCTGGATACAGGCGCTCGGCCCGGGCAGTCCGGTGTTGCGCTGGCTTGGGCTGGCTCCGGAACTCGGCTCCACCCACCCTCTCTACTCCCGCGAAGGCCTCGTCCTGCTTCTGACCCTGCAGCACAGCCCGCTGGTGTTCCTGCTTGTCCGTGCCGCGTTGAGGTCGTTTCCGCGCGAACTCTCAGACGCGGCCCGCGTTTCCGGCTCCGGAAGCTTCTTGATGTTGCGCAGGATCACCTTGCCGTTGCTCGCGCCATCCCTGCTGGCCGGTTTTGCGCTCGCCTTCGTTGCCGCACTTGGCAACTTCGGCATCAATGCCCTGATCGGCATACCGGCGCGCTACACCACCTTGCCCGTTCTGGTCTGGCGAAGGCTGGCAAGCTTCGGTCCGGATGTCCTGCCAAACGTGGCGGTCATTTCTGTTATCCTGGCCGTTGTCGCCCTTGCCGCAATCCTGCTGCAAGGTGTGCTGCAGCGGCGCCTGCGCACCAGCCTCATCGGTCTGCCGCAAGACCCTCTGGCGATCGCCCTTGGCCGCAAGCGTCCCTTTGTGGAAGCCACTCTCTGGCTGTTCGTCGCCTTCGTGCTGCTGCTGCCGACAGCCTCGCTGCTGGCGACCTCGCTGGTCCGCACTTACGGCCTGCCGCTGTCTGCGGAAACCCTGACACTCGAAAACTTCACCGAGGTACTCTGGCGCCAGTCCGTCACACTCAGGGCCTTCGCCAACTCAACTTTCATTGCCGGGGTTGCCGCGCTTGTCATTGCTGTCATCAGCCTGTTCTTGGCCTATTTTCTCGCCCATCGGAAACCGGCTCACAGAACCTGGGCGAGCCTTGCGCTCACACAGTCGGAAGTCGCCTTTGCCGTGCCCGGCCTGGTGATGTCGATCGCCTTCATCCTGGCGTTCATCCGCCCCCTGCCGCTTTTCAACATCTCGCTCTACGGCACCCTCTGGATCATCCTGATTGCCTATGTCTCCGTTTTCCTGGCGGTGGGCCTGAAACCGGTTGCCGCCGCCTTCCTGCAAATGGATGGTTCATTGGAAGATGCGGCTCGGGTGGCTGGCGCCGGGTTCTACCGGCGCATGACAAGGATCTTCACCCCGCTCGCAGCTCCCGCGGCTGCCTCCGGTGCAATCCTGGTGTTCCTGACCGCTTACAACGAGGTCACGGTCTCCGCCCTGCTCTGGTCCACCGGCAACGAGACCATCGGCACGACAATCTTCAACTACGAAGACGGCGGCTACACTACGCTTGCCGCCGCCATGTCGGTTGTGGTCGTCGCCGCAACGATTTTGATCATGCTGACAATGAATGCACTGGCCCGCAGGGTTCCGGCCGGGACGATCCCCTGGAAGGATTGA
- the gndA gene encoding NADP-dependent phosphogluconate dehydrogenase, with translation MSSNGAAAEIGLIGLGTMGGNLALNIAEHGFQIAVFNRTTEKTDQFMAKAGELAPKLVPTKTLEDFVASIKTPRAVILMVPAGEAVDAQIEALRPLLDAGDLIIDAGNANYHDTNRRAAEAAEKGPRFMGIGVSGGEEGARFGPSIMGGGAKDAWDQVGHILEAISAKHEETPCAAFLGEAGAGHLVKTVHNGIEYADMQMIAEVYGVMRDGFGMSASEIGDVFEKWNGGILQSYLIEISGKVAKTADPDTGKPMLDIILDKAGQKGTGRWTAIEALMLGTPASAIEAAVAVRNMSARYEERKEGEAEFGAAPSGMDREAVTIDALEAALVAGKIICYAQGFGLILEAAKQYGWAMPLPEIAKIWRNGCIIRSSMLNDMSSALSDDAERNLMLAPFFSAKLKETEAMLRQVVAQSALHGLPVPALSAALSYFDIMRTGRSTANMLQGQRDFFGAHGFERTDKDGGGYHGPWAMG, from the coding sequence ATGAGCTCAAACGGCGCGGCCGCGGAAATCGGCCTGATCGGTCTCGGTACCATGGGTGGCAACCTTGCGCTCAATATTGCCGAACATGGCTTTCAGATCGCGGTGTTCAACCGGACCACGGAGAAGACTGACCAATTCATGGCGAAGGCCGGGGAACTCGCGCCGAAACTGGTTCCGACCAAGACGCTGGAAGACTTCGTCGCGTCCATCAAGACCCCGCGCGCGGTGATCCTGATGGTTCCGGCCGGTGAAGCGGTCGATGCACAGATCGAGGCTCTGCGGCCACTGCTCGACGCAGGCGATCTCATCATCGATGCGGGCAATGCCAATTACCACGACACCAACCGCCGCGCGGCGGAAGCTGCCGAAAAAGGCCCTCGCTTCATGGGGATCGGTGTTTCCGGTGGCGAGGAAGGCGCGCGCTTCGGTCCGTCCATCATGGGCGGTGGTGCGAAGGACGCCTGGGATCAGGTCGGCCATATTCTGGAAGCGATTTCCGCAAAACACGAAGAAACGCCCTGCGCGGCCTTTCTGGGTGAAGCGGGCGCGGGTCATCTGGTCAAGACCGTCCACAACGGCATCGAATATGCCGATATGCAGATGATTGCCGAAGTCTACGGCGTCATGCGCGACGGTTTCGGCATGTCGGCTTCAGAGATCGGGGATGTCTTCGAGAAGTGGAATGGCGGCATCCTGCAGTCCTACCTGATCGAGATTTCCGGCAAGGTTGCCAAGACGGCGGATCCGGACACCGGCAAACCGATGCTCGACATCATCCTGGACAAGGCAGGCCAGAAAGGCACTGGCCGCTGGACGGCCATCGAGGCGCTGATGCTGGGCACCCCGGCAAGCGCCATCGAGGCGGCCGTTGCCGTGCGCAACATGTCCGCGCGGTATGAGGAGCGCAAGGAAGGCGAAGCCGAATTTGGCGCAGCTCCGAGCGGCATGGACCGCGAGGCCGTGACGATCGATGCGCTGGAAGCAGCTCTCGTTGCCGGCAAGATCATCTGTTATGCGCAAGGCTTCGGTCTGATCCTGGAAGCGGCCAAACAATATGGCTGGGCAATGCCCCTGCCGGAAATCGCCAAGATCTGGCGTAACGGCTGCATCATTCGCTCGTCCATGCTGAACGACATGTCGTCCGCACTGTCCGACGACGCCGAACGCAACCTGATGCTGGCGCCGTTCTTCTCGGCAAAGCTGAAGGAAACCGAAGCGATGCTTCGCCAGGTCGTTGCCCAGTCCGCGCTGCATGGTTTGCCGGTACCGGCCCTTTCGGCGGCGCTGTCCTATTTCGACATCATGCGCACCGGCCGCTCAACTGCCAACATGCTTCAGGGCCAGCGCGATTTCTTCGGCGCCCATGGCTTTGAGCGCACCGACAAGGACGGCGGCGGCTACCACGGCCCCTGGGCGATGGGCTGA
- a CDS encoding MBL fold metallo-hydrolase, with translation MKRRSFLKSVGTMSLAAPAILTGVSSAPARTATGSPRLDITWLGGATMLIECGGLTLLTDPAFGEGEEAFRMGDPNEMFDLATGPDVVAHKRLTPFRGVDLSRVDQVLLSHLHEDHFDQTAESAIAPDMPFLVPSHDRERLTAKGFTQVQVADWMKPHVITRGDVTLSLTALPAEHSENPEIASLLGPGNGYWLEIRQGDWAKSVYWTGDTFPTPNVLDALKGFGSPDVLIPHLGGVGTSGPLGQISMGANHAADFVDKLRPGKVLPIHHSTYALYLEPVTSLPTALAGKTQGLDLVSEGTCVSYV, from the coding sequence ATGAAACGGCGCAGTTTTCTGAAGTCAGTCGGCACCATGTCGCTGGCTGCTCCGGCAATCTTGACCGGTGTTTCGTCCGCTCCCGCAAGAACCGCAACAGGATCTCCCCGGCTCGACATCACCTGGCTCGGCGGTGCAACCATGCTGATCGAATGCGGGGGCCTCACCCTCCTGACCGACCCGGCTTTCGGTGAAGGTGAGGAAGCATTCCGCATGGGTGATCCCAACGAGATGTTCGATCTCGCCACGGGACCCGACGTGGTGGCACACAAACGGCTGACCCCGTTTCGCGGTGTCGATCTTTCCAGGGTGGATCAAGTCCTGCTGTCCCACCTGCATGAAGATCATTTCGACCAGACGGCGGAAAGCGCAATTGCCCCGGACATGCCATTCCTCGTTCCCTCACATGACCGGGAGCGATTGACCGCAAAGGGGTTCACGCAGGTTCAGGTAGCCGACTGGATGAAACCTCACGTGATCACCAGAGGTGACGTCACGCTCTCGCTGACCGCACTACCTGCCGAACACTCGGAAAACCCGGAGATTGCCTCGCTGCTTGGCCCAGGTAATGGCTACTGGCTGGAGATCCGCCAGGGCGACTGGGCAAAGTCGGTCTATTGGACCGGCGATACCTTCCCGACGCCAAATGTCCTCGACGCGCTCAAGGGTTTCGGATCGCCGGACGTGCTCATTCCACATCTTGGCGGCGTCGGCACTTCAGGACCCCTCGGGCAGATCAGCATGGGCGCAAATCATGCCGCCGATTTCGTGGATAAGCTCCGGCCTGGCAAGGTACTGCCGATCCATCACTCCACTTACGCGCTTTATCTTGAACCCGTCACCAGCCTGCCGACTGCGCTTGCCGGCAAGACGCAGGGACTGGATCTTGTTTCGGAAGGCACCTGCGTAAGTTACGTCTGA
- a CDS encoding sugar phosphate isomerase/epimerase family protein yields MTDLPILGAALTVDALETHRNLMLDKPRDLELQDFWPAEVLNGDWKPIVEKARKLLDGHQGRVGIHGPFFGFTVDSMDVDVREIVRKRLLQGLEVCEALGGTHMVVHSPYTTWDYYNLDNYENARQRKIELCHLTMSDAVKRAEDIGCELVIENIEDKDPYARIELAESFGSQAVKVSIDTGHAHYAHGTTGAPPVDYFVRAAGNRLRHIHLQDADGYADRHWTLGQGTINWHSVFGALSKLESDPRLIIELRDHSGLPASIANMAALGLAQ; encoded by the coding sequence ATGACCGATCTCCCAATTCTTGGTGCCGCGCTGACAGTCGACGCGCTGGAAACCCATCGCAATCTGATGCTGGACAAACCGCGGGATCTGGAACTTCAGGACTTCTGGCCGGCAGAAGTGCTGAACGGCGACTGGAAACCGATTGTCGAGAAGGCCCGAAAACTGCTGGACGGCCATCAGGGCCGTGTCGGCATTCACGGCCCCTTCTTCGGCTTCACCGTCGACAGCATGGACGTGGATGTCCGCGAGATCGTACGCAAGCGCCTGTTGCAAGGACTGGAAGTCTGCGAGGCACTGGGCGGCACCCATATGGTCGTGCACAGCCCCTATACGACCTGGGACTACTACAACCTCGACAATTATGAAAATGCCCGGCAGCGCAAGATAGAGCTCTGTCACCTGACCATGAGCGACGCAGTCAAGCGGGCAGAAGATATCGGTTGCGAACTCGTCATCGAGAACATCGAGGACAAGGACCCTTATGCCCGGATAGAGCTTGCCGAGAGCTTCGGTTCACAGGCGGTGAAAGTCTCTATCGATACCGGACACGCTCACTATGCCCATGGCACGACTGGCGCCCCGCCGGTCGATTACTTCGTCAGGGCCGCCGGCAATCGTCTGCGCCATATCCACCTGCAGGACGCGGATGGCTACGCCGACCGCCACTGGACGCTTGGGCAGGGCACCATCAACTGGCACTCGGTGTTCGGCGCACTTTCCAAACTCGAGAGTGATCCCCGTCTGATCATCGAACTGCGCGACCATTCCGGCCTGCCGGCGTCAATTGCCAACATGGCGGCACTTGGACTGGCGCAGTAA
- a CDS encoding 2-hydroxyacid dehydrogenase — translation MRPVVPFVSSASPDERQSWREALPKALDGIAEVKLFEDLTEDQRSEARVAIVANPDPANVAALPNLVWVQSLWAGVERLMGELPANGPKIVRLTDPQMAETMSEAVLAWTLYLHRGMPRYIAQQRQKVWQDHVLERPQERTVGVLGLGKLGAVAALRMKANGFNVLGWSRNEKSIEGIACRHGRDGLLEVLGQSDFIVLLMPLTDETRGLLGQDELSACKKGASIINFARGPIIDTAALINKLDNGPLGHAVLDVFDEEPLPPSSPLWDHDKVTVLPHISAPTIISTASRIVADNIGRYFEDGTVPPAVDRERGY, via the coding sequence ATGAGGCCCGTCGTTCCCTTTGTTTCCTCTGCAAGCCCTGATGAGCGCCAGAGCTGGCGCGAAGCACTGCCGAAAGCTCTCGACGGCATCGCCGAGGTCAAGCTGTTCGAAGACCTGACGGAAGACCAACGATCTGAAGCGCGCGTTGCCATCGTCGCCAATCCCGACCCCGCCAATGTGGCGGCACTTCCCAATCTGGTCTGGGTACAAAGCCTGTGGGCCGGGGTGGAGCGCCTGATGGGTGAGCTTCCCGCAAACGGTCCGAAAATCGTCCGCCTGACGGATCCGCAAATGGCGGAAACCATGTCGGAAGCGGTTCTTGCCTGGACGCTTTACCTGCACAGGGGCATGCCCCGATACATTGCCCAGCAGCGGCAGAAGGTCTGGCAGGACCATGTACTCGAACGTCCACAGGAACGCACGGTTGGTGTTCTGGGTCTTGGCAAGCTCGGCGCAGTGGCCGCCTTGCGGATGAAAGCCAACGGCTTCAACGTACTCGGCTGGAGCCGTAACGAAAAATCAATTGAAGGCATAGCCTGCCGGCATGGTCGCGATGGCCTTCTGGAGGTGCTCGGCCAGTCGGATTTCATCGTCCTGCTGATGCCCCTGACCGATGAAACACGCGGATTGCTCGGCCAGGACGAGCTGAGCGCCTGCAAGAAGGGCGCCTCGATCATCAACTTCGCCCGAGGCCCTATTATCGACACTGCCGCTCTCATCAACAAACTCGACAACGGCCCGCTCGGCCATGCCGTTCTCGACGTCTTCGATGAAGAGCCCCTGCCACCGTCAAGTCCGCTGTGGGATCATGACAAGGTCACGGTGCTGCCGCACATATCCGCCCCGACCATCATCAGCACAGCGTCCAGGATCGTGGCAGACAACATCGGCCGGTATTTTGAAGACGGTACGGTTCCCCCAGCCGTCGACCGGGAACGTGGATACTGA